One genomic region from Nocardia vinacea encodes:
- a CDS encoding helix-turn-helix domain-containing protein: MLNRTYDGQVCSIASTLEVLGERWTLLIVRDAMLGLSRFDEFQRSLGIARNVLTDRLKRLVEAGVLERIEYQQHPPRFEYRLTAVGLELCTPVVGLMHWGDRHLAGPDGLPRLTRHNACGGQLHAELVCEQCGATVADTDVDLQPGPGLRADPIAAG, translated from the coding sequence ATGCTCAACCGCACTTACGACGGCCAGGTGTGCTCGATCGCTTCTACGCTCGAAGTTCTCGGCGAGCGATGGACACTGCTGATAGTCCGCGACGCGATGCTCGGCCTGAGTCGCTTCGACGAGTTCCAGCGCAGCCTGGGCATCGCCCGCAACGTGCTCACTGACCGGCTCAAGCGGTTGGTCGAGGCGGGCGTCCTGGAACGCATCGAGTATCAGCAGCACCCCCCTCGCTTCGAGTACCGGCTGACCGCGGTCGGCCTCGAGCTCTGCACGCCGGTGGTCGGGCTCATGCATTGGGGCGACCGGCACCTGGCGGGGCCGGACGGCTTACCGCGGCTGACCCGGCACAATGCATGCGGCGGTCAGCTGCACGCCGAGCTGGTCTGCGAGCAGTGCGGCGCGACTGTTGCCGACACCGACGTGGACCTGCAGCCGGGGCCCGGACTACGAGCAGATCCCATCGCTGCCGGTTAG
- a CDS encoding alpha/beta hydrolase, whose amino-acid sequence MLMHGFPDSMHLYDRLMPHLVGRRRVVRFDFLGWGESDKPTGYPYTATNQVGDIDAVVNSLPDERVVLVAHDASGPPAIDWALRNPERVEELVLLNTYYEWTIGLRRPHAIVLYSTPGINAIARKLSAMRPDLEQRLFHYQVGSFIRDGDARAELVPRLFEQFHASRPAFWRHTSGMLGQLASRRLKARQLQHFHRPVRIIFGVSDPFLNPRLAKRFAGQFPNNNLHLIENSGHYVQVDEPELVADLMTTEYCHATVPS is encoded by the coding sequence GTGCTCATGCATGGCTTTCCCGACAGCATGCATCTCTACGACCGCCTCATGCCGCACCTTGTCGGTCGCCGCCGCGTGGTGCGGTTCGACTTCCTCGGGTGGGGGGAATCGGATAAGCCGACCGGCTACCCATACACCGCGACCAACCAGGTGGGGGATATCGACGCAGTGGTGAACAGCTTGCCGGACGAGCGAGTAGTCCTGGTCGCGCACGATGCGTCCGGTCCGCCGGCCATCGACTGGGCACTGCGGAATCCGGAGCGGGTCGAGGAGCTCGTGCTGCTCAACACCTACTACGAATGGACGATCGGGCTTCGACGGCCACATGCCATCGTGCTGTACTCGACCCCGGGGATCAATGCGATCGCCCGTAAGCTGTCGGCGATGCGCCCGGACCTCGAGCAGCGCCTCTTCCACTATCAGGTGGGCTCATTCATCCGCGACGGCGACGCACGCGCCGAACTCGTCCCACGGCTGTTCGAGCAGTTTCACGCCTCACGGCCGGCGTTCTGGCGGCACACCTCCGGCATGCTCGGCCAACTGGCTTCCCGGCGGCTGAAAGCCCGCCAGCTTCAGCACTTCCACCGTCCCGTACGGATCATCTTCGGCGTCAGCGACCCTTTCCTCAATCCGCGGTTGGCGAAGCGGTTCGCCGGACAGTTCCCCAACAACAACCTGCATCTGATCGAAAACTCCGGGCACTACGTCCAGGTCGACGAGCCCGAACTGGTCGCGGACCTTATGACTACCGAGTATTGTCACGCAACCGTACCGTCGTAG
- a CDS encoding NAD(P)H-binding protein — protein MPERNPILITGAAGEVGGVSRTMVEMLLEQGYPVRAFVRRDDERAHSLRQAGAEIFVGDLLNIADVTAALKGCRRIYFSMSLSPYYTDAVALMAAAARAQGDIEVFVNISEYEQSFMTFDKMTAPEEERRAWLGGLIADWSPQQRAHWVAEQVGTGPASRPSTCERPCSSRTPS, from the coding sequence ATGCCAGAGCGCAATCCCATCCTGATCACCGGCGCCGCCGGCGAAGTCGGTGGTGTGAGCAGAACGATGGTCGAGATGCTGCTCGAGCAGGGTTATCCCGTGCGCGCGTTCGTGCGACGGGACGACGAACGCGCGCACTCGCTGCGCCAGGCCGGGGCCGAGATCTTCGTCGGCGACCTACTCAACATCGCCGACGTGACGGCTGCTCTGAAGGGCTGCCGGCGTATCTACTTCAGCATGAGCCTGTCGCCCTACTACACAGACGCCGTCGCTCTGATGGCCGCGGCGGCACGGGCCCAGGGCGACATCGAGGTCTTCGTCAACATCTCCGAGTACGAGCAGTCGTTCATGACATTCGACAAGATGACCGCGCCGGAGGAAGAACGGCGTGCGTGGCTCGGCGGACTCATCGCAGACTGGTCGCCGCAGCAGCGGGCGCACTGGGTCGCCGAGCAGGTGGGGACTGGTCCGGCGTCCCGACCGTCAACGTGCGAGCGGCCATGTTCGTCGAGAACCCCATCTTGA
- a CDS encoding putative quinol monooxygenase produces the protein MISVIAQAILKDGKGPEFESIIARLVKQVAEHEPGNLTYRLVRSQTDPNDYRFFELYSDRVAFESHSRSEHFRSAWKLMTPLMASAPKIELFDTV, from the coding sequence ATGATTTCAGTGATTGCTCAGGCGATCCTCAAGGACGGTAAAGGACCGGAATTCGAGTCGATTATTGCCCGTCTTGTGAAACAGGTAGCGGAACATGAGCCAGGAAACCTCACCTATCGCCTGGTGCGATCTCAGACCGATCCGAATGACTATCGCTTCTTCGAATTGTATTCCGACCGCGTGGCCTTCGAATCGCACAGCCGGTCCGAGCATTTCCGATCAGCCTGGAAGCTGATGACGCCGCTAATGGCCAGTGCGCCGAAGATCGAACTATTCGACACAGTCTGA
- a CDS encoding 2-dehydropantoate 2-reductase: MRILIVGVGAVGGYFGAELVAAGRDVNFLARGQRVAQLRTHGLTLMRPEGATTTRVRALTAAELTEPYDLVLLAVKADALVPALDDIAHAVAEHTRILPLLNGIRHIETIRERFGERAALGGVGLVATQLDARGRILMLAPGAHITYGELDGNRTPVLDRIAAELSAAEIDHAISSTIEQDMWEKWFFMAAGATTTVLLGGPVGRIVAEDDGRGAITAIIAEIAAVFERSGHPVRAEAMSRVTNMLTMSGSPFTTSLYRDFVDGRGTEVETILGNLLTTADQLELQTPLLRAATVRLRVHATTLASATNSVHRGLSEDHHP, encoded by the coding sequence ATGCGAATCCTTATCGTCGGCGTCGGCGCGGTAGGCGGATATTTCGGCGCTGAACTCGTCGCCGCTGGGCGCGACGTAAACTTTCTGGCACGCGGCCAGCGCGTCGCTCAGCTCCGAACGCATGGGTTGACTCTCATGCGACCGGAAGGGGCCACGACCACGCGGGTTCGTGCGCTGACAGCCGCTGAACTCACCGAGCCCTACGATCTGGTGCTGCTGGCGGTGAAGGCAGACGCGCTTGTGCCAGCTCTGGACGACATCGCGCACGCCGTGGCGGAGCACACGAGGATCCTTCCGCTGCTCAACGGCATTCGTCACATCGAAACAATTCGCGAGCGCTTCGGTGAACGGGCAGCCCTTGGCGGCGTTGGTCTCGTCGCAACTCAACTGGACGCGCGAGGGCGGATTCTGATGCTCGCCCCCGGTGCGCACATCACATACGGCGAGCTCGATGGAAACCGCACCCCGGTGCTGGACCGGATCGCAGCGGAACTCTCGGCCGCCGAGATCGACCACGCCATCTCATCGACGATCGAGCAGGACATGTGGGAGAAATGGTTCTTCATGGCCGCCGGCGCAACCACGACCGTCCTGCTCGGCGGACCGGTTGGCCGGATCGTCGCCGAAGACGACGGTAGGGGGGCGATCACCGCGATTATCGCCGAAATCGCCGCAGTATTCGAGCGATCCGGCCACCCCGTCCGCGCCGAAGCAATGTCCCGCGTGACCAACATGCTCACCATGTCCGGCTCGCCGTTCACAACCTCCCTGTACCGAGACTTCGTCGACGGAAGAGGCACTGAGGTCGAGACGATCCTCGGCAATCTCCTTACGACCGCTGACCAGCTGGAGCTCCAGACGCCGCTCTTGCGTGCGGCGACGGTCCGGCTTCGTGTGCATGCCACGACCCTGGCCTCGGCAACGAATTCCGTACATCGCGGACTATCCGAGGACCATCACCCGTAG